Genomic segment of Candidatus Methylarchaceae archaeon HK02M2:
CCCATCTCTTGGTATCGGAAGTATACCCACAAAGAATCCTCTGGCAAGTAGTTCTGGAGAATCTAATATTTCCTTCAGAATCTAAGAAACTAATCACAAATATTGAAACTATTATTATGGCTGTTAAGATGAAAATGGATGAAATCACCTTTTTATTAACCATTCTTCTGACTCCTTAACTTATTTCTTCATAGATAATAAAAGTAATAATAAATGTAGCAAACTCCTATACTCTAACTAAAAATCTATCAATATTCATAACGATCAACTTTTATCAATGATATTAATGATGGTTTCTATGACATCTGAGAGATTTACTGTTCCTGTACCTGAGAGATATGGTAGCAAAGAGATGAGGAAGGTATTTGAAGAGGAGAGCTACCTGAATTATCAACTTATGGTAGAGGCTAAAGTAGCAGAGGCTCAAGCAGAGGTCGGTTTAATCCCTAAGGATGCTGCTATGGAGATCTCATCAAAAGCAAACCTTGATTATATTACAATCGAAAGGTGGCGTGAGATAGAATCCACCACTCAACATGAGACAGCATCATTGGTAGAAGCATTGATCGAAGTCTGCAAAGAGGTAGCAAAGCCATGGGTGCATTATGGACTCACAAGTAATGATGTTCTTGATACATCTCTATCCTTACAATTGAAGAATTCTATGGAGATAATGGCTATTAAAATGACTTCCTTTACAGAAATTTTATGCGAGAAAGCATTGGAATATCAAGATTTACCCGCTGTAGGAAGGACCCATGGTCAGCATACGAGCATTATCCCCTTTGGTTTAAAGTTCGCTGTATGGGCTTCCGAGATGAACCGCCACATTACACGCTTGCGCCAATTAAAAGAAAGGGTTCTTATATGCAAGACATTAGGAGTAGTTGGAACTGGCTCTATAATGGGGGAAAGGGCCTTGGAAGTGCAAGCTCTTACAGCTAAGAAGCTCGGTTTAAAACCTTCAGAAGCTACTACTCAAGTTATTTCTAGGGATATTTTGGCGGAGGTTATCTTCTTCACAGCATTGGTTGCATCGAGTCTTGATAAGATGGCTACTGAGGTTCGTAACCTACAACGCACTGAAATAAAAGAAGTAGCTGAGCCCTTTAGAGCTGCTCAGATAGGAAGTTCAGCTGTTCCCATGAAAAGAAATCCGATAAAAAGTGAGAGAGTTTCCAGCCTTGCTAAACTTATTAGAGCTCTCCCGTCAGTTGCTTTACAAAATTTACCTTTATGGCATGAGCGCGATCTATCGAACTCTGCAAATGAGAGAATCATAGTCCCTTCCGCCTTTATACTGTTGGATGAGTGCATAAATTCGATGATA
This window contains:
- the purB gene encoding adenylosuccinate lyase, coding for MTSERFTVPVPERYGSKEMRKVFEEESYLNYQLMVEAKVAEAQAEVGLIPKDAAMEISSKANLDYITIERWREIESTTQHETASLVEALIEVCKEVAKPWVHYGLTSNDVLDTSLSLQLKNSMEIMAIKMTSFTEILCEKALEYQDLPAVGRTHGQHTSIIPFGLKFAVWASEMNRHITRLRQLKERVLICKTLGVVGTGSIMGERALEVQALTAKKLGLKPSEATTQVISRDILAEVIFFTALVASSLDKMATEVRNLQRTEIKEVAEPFRAAQIGSSAVPMKRNPIKSERVSSLAKLIRALPSVALQNLPLWHERDLSNSANERIIVPSAFILLDECINSMIKVMGGLVVRADKIRSNIDLTQGQIYSEFILGILLTKGISRSHAHRLLNNAAGRALKENISYSEAILKDEELSSLLTKKEVEDLFDPMKHFSASKKIITNVVNLFKKIKES